The Oryza glaberrima chromosome 9, OglaRS2, whole genome shotgun sequence genome includes a window with the following:
- the LOC127783855 gene encoding U-box domain-containing protein 33-like codes for FKLFALHGVASARSSLPSSSSSPLPPLSPQPVVPAGVERMLVRAGGGTRSLREIDEEEDDDDDDGGKTYVSVGKDLKDGKANIQWAARKLQPQQGDVNKLLVLLHVHQPADRIMSGLCKVPAKQLEEKELRAYRTIEKDDMNKLLEQYLSYCRAFPKVQAEKLVIEKNSVANGIVELIDQHHITKLVMGTSSFSVKRQVPKSKVAAIVHQQAKPYCQILYICKEALACTREASQFADKGDSPRSSSGSSLSDKSEFPPRSVSLPSWYSGFLGSPDQQSLPRRSNSISHPFPFSRQLENGVENISPIRPNSVDVAPKGCSPNSSHQSKGSSPTLTDLDTVDGLSVPVSSSSSEEHQHFMVEANMQNEMFEQWQQVRNELERSRKEASEGRQKAEKELFEASKMFRARENSLCKEKIAVEERLTREKVSLEKEHLQIYNELQKANEQIMELERKLMHANSLMEELQTVQGELQRQKDNAVKEAEKMSQINCNNVSCSTGAVALTEFTYTEIKEATNDFDESKMIGHGGCGSVYKGFLRHTTVAIKKFNREGITGEKEFDDEVEILGRMRHPNLVTLIGVCREAKALVYEFLPNGSLEDRLQCKHQTDPLPWRMRIKIAADICTALIFLHSNKPKGIAHGDLKPDNILLGDNFVGKLGDFGISRPLNLTNTTITPYHRTNQIKGTLGYMDPGYIASGELTAQYDVYSFGVVLLRLLTGKSPLGLPSEVEAALNNEMLQQVVDASAGEWPPEYSKKLAILALRCCRYDRKERPDLAKEAWGVLQAMVNYPDNKCKIPSFFICPMTQEIMKDPHIAADGFTYEGEAIKDWLQRGHKTSPMTYLSFTHYELIPNNALRFAIQEWQMKQQL; via the exons TTTAAGTTGTTTGCGCTGCATGGCGTGGCAAGTGCTCGTTCTtcgttgccgtcgtcgtcgtcgtcaccattGCCGCCCTTGTCTCCTCAGCCGGTAGTACCTGCAGGCGTTGAGCGGATGTTGGTGCGCGCAGGCGGAGGAACCCGCAGCCTCAGAGAGATtgacgaggaggaagatgacgacgacgatgacggagGAAAGACTTACGTGTCGGTCGGCAAGGACCTCAAGGACGGCAAGGCCAACATCCAGTGGGCAGCTAGGAAACTCCAGCCTCAGCAGGGTGATGTCAACAAGCTTCTTGTGCTGCTGCATGTCCACCAGCCTGCAGACAGAATCATGAGCG GCTTGTGTAAGGTTCCTGCAAAACAGCTAGAAGAAAAGGAGCTCAGAGCATACAGAACGATTGAGAAGGACGATATGAATAAACTTTTAGAACAGTACCTGAGTTACTGCAGAGCATTTCCAAAG GTGCAAGCTGAAAAATTGGTGATTGAGAAGAACAGTGTTGCAAATGGCATTGTTGAGCTTATTGATCAACATCACATTACAAAGCTTGTTATGGGAACATCTTCCTTCTCAGT GAAGAGGCAAGTACCAAAATCAAAAGTTGCAGCAATTGTACATCAACAGGCCAAACCATATTGCCagatcttatatatttgcaaaGAAGCTCTTGCTTGCACTAG GGAAGCCAGTCAGTTTGCTGACAAAGGAGATTCCCCCAGAAGCAGCTCCGGGAGTTCTCTGTCAGATAAGTCTGAATTCCCTCCAAGATCAGTGTCGTTGCCGTCATGGTATTCAGGTTTCTTAGGCTCTCCAGATCAGCAATCGCTACCTCGGCGGTCCAATTCCATTAGTCATCCCTTTCCCTTTTCAAGACAATTAGAGAACGGCGTGGAAAATATATCACCTATAAGGCCAAACTCAGTCGACGTAGCACCAAAAGGTTGCTCCCCGAATTCCAGCCATCAAAGCAAAGGTTCCTCACCAACTCTGACAGATTTGGACACTGTGGATGGATTATCAGTACCTGTTTCAAGCTCAAGCTCCGAAGAGCATCAGCATTTCATG GTGGAAGCTAACATGCAGAATGAAATGTTTGAACAATGGCAGCAAGTTCGCAATGAGCTAGAACGGTCAAGAAAGGAAGCATCTGAGGGCCGACAGAAAGCCGAGAAAGAGCTGTTTGAAGCGTCTAAGATG TTTAGAGCACGGGAGAATTCACTCTGTAAAGAAAAAATTGCGGTAGAGGAAAGACTAACCAGAGAAAAGGTCAGTCTTGAAAAGGAGCACCTCCAGATCTACAATGAGCTGCAGAAGGCAAATGAGCAAATAATGGAACTGGAGAGAAAGCTTATGCATGCCAATTCTCTAATGGAAGAGCTCCAGACTGTGCAAGGAGAGCTGCAACGTCAGAAAGACAATGCTGTGAAAGAAGCTGAAAAGATGAGCCAAATAAACTGCAACAATGTATCTTGTTCTACTGGTGCTGTTGCCTTGACAGAGTTCACCTACACAGAGATTAAAGAAGCGACTAACGACTTTGATGAATCCAAAATGATCGGACATGGTGGATGTGGAAGTGTCTACAAAGGTTTTCTCCGTCATACCACTGTGGCTATAAAGAAATTCAACCGTGAAGGCATAACAGGAGAGAAAGAGTTCGATGATGAG GTAGAGATTCTGGGAAGGATGAGACATCCAAACCTTGTGACCCTGATAGGAGTGTGCAGGGAGGCCAAAGCTTTGGTCTATGAGTTCTTGCCAAACGGGAGCCTAGAGGACCGTTTGCAATGTAAACACCAAACAGATCCACTTCCATGGAGAATGAGGATCAAAATTGCTGCTGACATCTGCACAGCACTTATCttccttcattccaacaaaCCAAAAGGCATTGCCCATGGTGATCTGAAGCCTGATAATATTCTCCTTGGAGACAACTTTGTAGGCAAGCTAGGGGACTTTGGGATATCTCGTCCGTTGAATCTGACAAACACCACCATCACACCTTACCACCGAACAAACCAAATTAAAGGCACATTGGGATACATGGATCCAGGATACATTGCTTCAGGGGAGCTCACAGCACAGTATGATGTCTATTCATTTGGAGTAGTGCTGCTAAGATTGCTAACTGGCAAGAGTCCACTAGGCCTTCCTAGTGAGGTAGAGGCAGCCCTGAACAATGAAATGCTGCAACAGGTAGTTGATGCTTCTGCAGGGGAATGGCCACCTGAGTATAGTAAAAAGTTGGCAATCCTAGCACTGAGATGTTGCCGGTATGACAGAAAGGAGCGCCCTGATCTTGCCAAGGAGGCCTGGGGTGTTTTACAAGCCATGGTGAACTATCCAGACAACAAATGCAAGATACCATCATTTTTCATCTGCCCAATGACACAG GAAATCATGAAGGATCCACATATTGCTGCTGATGGATTCACATATGAAGGTGAGGCTATAAAAGACTGGCTTCAAAGGGGGCATAAGACGTCCCCCATGACCTACCTCAGTTTCACACACTACGAGCTGATTCCCAATAATGCCCTTCGTTTTGCCATTCAAGAGTGGCAAATGAAACAGCAACTATGA